The proteins below are encoded in one region of Amycolatopsis acidiphila:
- the dnaB gene encoding replicative DNA helicase, with amino-acid sequence MALTDDRGPAYSSDPGPEDPGSRRGEFDRQPPQDVAAEQSVLGGMLLSKDAIADVVEALRPGDFYLPKHQAVYDCVLDLYGRGEPADPITVSAELERRGELARVGGAPYLHTLIATVPTAANAGYYAEIVAEKAILRRLVEAGTRIVQYGYGAANEGAEINEVVDRAQAAIYEVTERRTSEDYVALEELLQPTMDEIDAIASRGGTAQGVPTGFMDLDEVTNGLHPGQMIIVAARPGVGKSTLGLDFARSCSIKHGMSSVIFSLEMSRIEIVMRMLSAEARIRLADMRGGRMSDDDWTRLARRMSEISEAPLFIDDSPNMTMMEIRAKARRLKQRNDLKLVVVDYMQLMTSGKRVESRQQEVSEFSRQLKLLAKELEVPVVAISQLNRGPEQRTDKRPMLSDLRESGSLEQDADMVLLINRPDAWERDDPRAGEADLILAKHRAGPTSTIVVAHQLHYSRFADLAQG; translated from the coding sequence GTGGCGCTGACGGACGACCGCGGTCCCGCCTACTCATCGGACCCGGGGCCGGAGGATCCCGGTTCCCGGCGAGGTGAGTTCGACCGGCAGCCGCCCCAGGACGTGGCGGCCGAGCAGTCGGTGCTGGGCGGCATGCTGCTGTCGAAGGACGCGATCGCGGACGTCGTCGAGGCGCTGCGCCCCGGTGACTTCTACCTGCCGAAGCACCAGGCGGTCTACGACTGCGTCCTCGACCTCTACGGCCGCGGCGAGCCGGCGGACCCGATCACCGTGTCGGCCGAGCTGGAGCGGCGCGGCGAGCTCGCGCGCGTCGGGGGCGCCCCGTACCTGCACACGCTGATCGCGACGGTGCCGACGGCGGCCAACGCCGGGTACTACGCCGAGATCGTCGCCGAGAAGGCGATCCTGCGGCGGCTGGTCGAGGCCGGCACCCGGATCGTGCAGTACGGCTACGGCGCGGCCAACGAGGGCGCCGAGATCAACGAGGTGGTCGACCGCGCGCAGGCCGCCATCTACGAGGTCACGGAGCGGCGGACCAGCGAGGACTACGTCGCGTTGGAGGAGCTGCTCCAGCCGACCATGGACGAGATCGACGCGATCGCGTCCCGCGGCGGCACCGCGCAGGGTGTGCCCACCGGGTTCATGGACCTCGACGAGGTGACCAACGGCCTGCACCCGGGTCAGATGATCATCGTCGCGGCCCGGCCAGGTGTCGGTAAGTCGACATTGGGGCTGGACTTCGCACGCTCCTGCTCGATCAAGCACGGCATGTCCAGCGTCATCTTCTCGCTGGAGATGAGCCGCATCGAGATCGTCATGCGCATGCTCTCGGCCGAGGCCCGCATCCGCCTCGCCGACATGCGTGGTGGCCGCATGTCCGACGACGACTGGACGCGGCTCGCCCGGCGGATGAGCGAGATCAGCGAGGCGCCGCTGTTCATCGACGACTCGCCGAACATGACCATGATGGAGATCCGCGCGAAGGCCCGGCGGCTCAAGCAGCGCAACGACCTCAAGCTCGTGGTCGTCGACTACATGCAGCTGATGACCTCGGGCAAGCGCGTCGAGTCGCGGCAGCAGGAGGTCTCGGAGTTCTCGCGGCAGCTGAAGCTGCTGGCCAAGGAGCTCGAGGTGCCGGTGGTCGCGATCAGCCAGCTGAACCGTGGTCCCGAGCAGCGCACGGACAAGCGGCCGATGCTGTCGGACCTGCGTGAGTCCGGCTCGCTGGAGCAGGACGCCGACATGGTGCTGCTGATCAACCGTCCCGACGCCTGGGAGCGGGACGACCCGCGCGCGGGCGAGGCGGACCTGATCCTGGCGAAGCACCGTGCGGGTCCCACCAGCACGATCGTCGTCGCGCACCAGCTGCACTACAGCCGGTTCGCCGACCTCGCGCAGGGCTGA
- a CDS encoding dioxygenase family protein: protein MSATPVLYLSHGAPPLADDTTWTRQLADWSAELPRPKAILVVSAHWEEAPLTLGATTTVPLVYDFWGFPRHYYQVTYPAPGAPELAAKVRKLLHGPGTPVHDAPDRGLDHGAYVPLVEMYPDADVPVLQLSMPSLDPRELFELGRKLEPLRHEGVLIMGSGFFTHNLSAMQQVDGTDGRPPQWSAEFDHWGEEMLRTGNVDALLDFQRKAPAAALAHPRIEHFAPLFVALGAGAGDAEPETVIDGYWYGLAKRSVQLG, encoded by the coding sequence ATGAGTGCGACCCCGGTGCTCTACCTGAGCCATGGCGCGCCGCCGCTCGCCGACGACACCACCTGGACCCGCCAGCTCGCGGACTGGTCGGCCGAGCTGCCCAGGCCGAAGGCGATCCTGGTCGTGTCGGCGCACTGGGAGGAAGCCCCGCTGACGCTGGGCGCCACCACGACCGTGCCGCTGGTCTACGACTTCTGGGGTTTCCCCCGGCACTACTACCAGGTGACCTACCCGGCACCCGGCGCGCCCGAACTCGCCGCGAAGGTGCGCAAGCTGCTGCACGGTCCGGGCACCCCGGTGCACGACGCGCCCGACCGCGGACTGGACCACGGCGCCTACGTGCCGCTCGTGGAGATGTACCCGGACGCGGACGTCCCGGTGCTGCAGCTGTCGATGCCCTCACTCGACCCGCGTGAGCTGTTCGAGCTGGGCCGGAAGCTCGAGCCGTTGCGCCACGAAGGCGTGCTGATCATGGGCAGCGGCTTCTTCACCCACAACCTGTCCGCGATGCAACAGGTCGACGGCACCGACGGCAGACCACCGCAGTGGTCCGCCGAGTTCGACCACTGGGGCGAGGAGATGCTGCGCACCGGAAACGTGGACGCGCTGCTGGACTTCCAGCGCAAGGCTCCCGCGGCCGCGCTCGCGCATCCGCGCATCGAGCACTTCGCGCCGCTGTTCGTCGCCCTCGGCGCCGGTGCCGGCGACGCCGAGCCCGAGACCGTGATCGACGGTTACTGGTACGGCCTCGCGAAGCGGTCGGTGCAGCTGGGCTGA